The nucleotide sequence CCATATCCATGTTCAATCGCTAAAACGCCCGGCATTACGCCATCAAGTAAACTAATCTCAGCTTCCACTTGTCCACCGGGTGTAACAATGCGAACTTTATCACCATGATTAACACCCCATTTTTTACCATCTTGAGGATTAATTGCGACTAAGTTACTCGGTTTTACCATTCTTAAACGCTGGATCATGCCTGTTGAACTACTCACCACATGAGACTTAAAGGACATCAATTTTAATGGCCACTGCTCTTCAGGATAATGCTGATGAATATCACTACCATCCGATAAACGTGGTGGATAATAAGTCGGGCAACCACTATAACGTTCACCTGTTATTGCATGATGGTTTTTAGCCACTTCTTCATTCCAGATTTGTAATGGTTTTTTCCACTGAGGCCCCGTTTCTTCACCATTCCACGCTTTGTCATAAGGGGCAAAACGACCCCCTCGTGTATAGATATACGCAACTTGAAGAACTTCTTCATTTTTTAATGTTGATGTTATCGCAGGTAAAATACGGTCTACACCACTTAATAAAATATCTTCATTGGTTGCAGGGGCAACAGGTTTTTCCCCCATAAACGCCATATTAGCGGCAACGCGTAAATAGTAATCTTCTGCACTATTGATTGGATAGAAGTTACCATCCATATCTTCGATTGCTTTCTCACCAAAGCCTGGTAAATCTAAGGCTTTTGCAACAGCAATACAGAATGTTTCCATTGAAATTGGCTGACCATCAGCTGTTTTTGCAACACGAGGTTCAACAATCGGCCAGCGTGCTGTACTTGCTTTAGTTTGAACACCAGACCAAGGCGCACTAAATCCCCAACTCTCAAAGTTATGCGTATCAGGAACAATATAATCTGCCAACGCTGTTGTTTCATTCATAAAAGCATCAATACCAATAATCAAAGGTAGGTGCTTCGGATCTTTCAAGCGCTCTTCCATCACTTGGCGAATACCCGCAATCCCATAAATAGGGTTGGTCATATTCGTTATCCATGCTTTTAATGAATAAGGATAACCTGCTAATGCAGAGCCTAGCTGCTCAGTTAATTGTCCAGCAGCAAACGGATACCAAGGTGCTTTTGCTGGATATGGGGATTCCCCTTTCTCTATACGCTCACGGTATTCATCAGATTTCTCATAGGCTGCTTTGCTGCGTGATAACACCATGCCTTTTGGTTTAACTTTACCTTTAAAGCTATCCATTTTGTAACATGGCCCATCGGTTGCACCATTAAACTTACCGCCACCAACAGATACTCCACCTTTAAGGTTTAAGTTACCTATTAGCGCATTAAGCATAATCACGCTCCATGCAGTATAGAAACCATTACCGCCCATCATACCGCCATGAGAGATAACCGCCGCTTTTCGGCCATAAGCGGTAAATTCACGACCTAATGCAGCGATTGTTGTTTCTGGTACTTTACAACGCTCACTATATTCTGCCAGTGTCATACGTTTAGCCGCTTCATCAAGTAATTGGAAACTTGATTTAACCGTAACGGTAGCACCCGTTTTTAATGTCACAGTATGCGTAGCAAACAATTGTGCTTTATTAACTTGGGTCGATGGAACTAATTCACCTTCAAGTGATAAAACCAAGGTTTGCTCTTCCCCTTCTGCAACATCATTAAAATGTGCAGTTGTCAGCATTTGTCCTGACAAAGGATGTTTTTCATCACTGATCACAAGGTGGGTCGCATTCGTCCAGCTCTTCTCACCCACATTTTTCATTGAAACTTCGCTTGGTACTGACAGATATTCTGCATTGTAACGATTGTTTTCAATGATCCAGCGGATCATCCCCATAACTAAAGCGGCATCCGTTCCCGGTTGAACTGGAACCCAATGTCCATGATCGTTAGCTAATGTTGTTGTTAAAGGTAAAGCAGGAGCAACAACCACATAGTTAAACGAATCACGAATACGTGCGTTAGCTAACTGACGACCTTGACGCTTAAATGGGTTACCTGATTGTGCTGGAGATGTTCCTAAAAACAGTGCAAATTCAACGTAATCCCAGTCAGGCTTAACGTGGGCGTTTTTATCTAAATCGTTCATTAACGCACCAGAGCCAGCACGGTACGCCAATCCACAATAAGAGCCATGAGCACCAAAGTTTTTACTACCAAATGAGTTTTGAGCAAAGCGACGAATAAACGTATCTCGCCCATCATCACCCGCATTTGTCATTAATAATTGGTTAGCTTTAGGGCCTAAAGCGGGTTGCTTTGGATCGATTAAAGTATCTAAATCACGAATGGTACGTAAACCATCAACATGGCCTTCACCAAAGAGATCGCCACCTTCAACAATTTCTTGGATCAACTGCTCAAAACTAATGCGCTTCCATTTACCTTCACCGCGCTTACCCACGCGTTTCATCGGCTCAAGAATACGTGTTGGGCTATCAAGGCTTTCCATCATGGTTGCACCACGAGCACACGCAGTAGAGCGGTTTTCTAAACCACTTTCACCACCCATTTTTTCAAATGCTTCTTTAATTGGCATGTTATAGCCAAAATGATGGTCATGAGAAAGTGGGTGATAAGGATTACCTGCAATACGTAAAACTTTATTATTGGCTCTATCAACACGGGCACGAACGCCGCATTGTGTCCAGCACCCAAAACATTGCGTCATACAAACAGATTGCTCTGTATTCGCTTGCCATTTTGCGTCTTTTACAACTTTACCTTCGGGTAATAAAGAGTTTCCGTTGATCCTATCAAGTGTCACTTTGCCTGATGTGCCATCAACTAAACCATCTATGGCACGTTTAGCAACATCACGGTAGCTGGCAGCAAATGCGGCAATACCACCGATAACTAACCCACCTTTAAGCCATTGACGTCTTGTAAACTTAGCCATGCTGCACTCTCCTGACAACCCAACGAATACTTTCTCTAAATAAAAT is from Proteus columbae and encodes:
- the ttrA gene encoding tetrathionate reductase subunit TtrA, whose product is MAKFTRRQWLKGGLVIGGIAAFAASYRDVAKRAIDGLVDGTSGKVTLDRINGNSLLPEGKVVKDAKWQANTEQSVCMTQCFGCWTQCGVRARVDRANNKVLRIAGNPYHPLSHDHHFGYNMPIKEAFEKMGGESGLENRSTACARGATMMESLDSPTRILEPMKRVGKRGEGKWKRISFEQLIQEIVEGGDLFGEGHVDGLRTIRDLDTLIDPKQPALGPKANQLLMTNAGDDGRDTFIRRFAQNSFGSKNFGAHGSYCGLAYRAGSGALMNDLDKNAHVKPDWDYVEFALFLGTSPAQSGNPFKRQGRQLANARIRDSFNYVVVAPALPLTTTLANDHGHWVPVQPGTDAALVMGMIRWIIENNRYNAEYLSVPSEVSMKNVGEKSWTNATHLVISDEKHPLSGQMLTTAHFNDVAEGEEQTLVLSLEGELVPSTQVNKAQLFATHTVTLKTGATVTVKSSFQLLDEAAKRMTLAEYSERCKVPETTIAALGREFTAYGRKAAVISHGGMMGGNGFYTAWSVIMLNALIGNLNLKGGVSVGGGKFNGATDGPCYKMDSFKGKVKPKGMVLSRSKAAYEKSDEYRERIEKGESPYPAKAPWYPFAAGQLTEQLGSALAGYPYSLKAWITNMTNPIYGIAGIRQVMEERLKDPKHLPLIIGIDAFMNETTALADYIVPDTHNFESWGFSAPWSGVQTKASTARWPIVEPRVAKTADGQPISMETFCIAVAKALDLPGFGEKAIEDMDGNFYPINSAEDYYLRVAANMAFMGEKPVAPATNEDILLSGVDRILPAITSTLKNEEVLQVAYIYTRGGRFAPYDKAWNGEETGPQWKKPLQIWNEEVAKNHHAITGERYSGCPTYYPPRLSDGSDIHQHYPEEQWPLKLMSFKSHVVSSSTGMIQRLRMVKPSNLVAINPQDGKKWGVNHGDKVRIVTPGGQVEAEISLLDGVMPGVLAIEHGYGHQELGSRQHYLDEQPLPMDKGIGNGINLNDLGFADPTRQITNTWLDWVSGASVRQGLPAKIERIV